The following coding sequences lie in one Variovorax terrae genomic window:
- a CDS encoding undecaprenyl-diphosphate phosphatase, giving the protein MDVVLLIKAAIMGVVEGLTEFLPISSTGHLILAGALLGFDDEKAKVFDIAIQTGAILAVIIVYWQKIRGTLVALPTERQAQRFSLNVLIGFLPAAVIGVLAAKAIKAHLFTPVVVASTFIIGGFIILWAEKRPQAQARIHDVDAMSPLDALKVGLVQCLAMIPGTSRSGATIIGGMLLGLSRKAATDFSFFLAIPTLIGAGVYSLYKERALLSMADIPLFAVGLLFSFLSAWVCVRWLLRYISSHSFVPFAWYRIAFGIVVLATAWSGLVTWAG; this is encoded by the coding sequence GTGGACGTCGTGCTGTTGATCAAGGCCGCCATCATGGGTGTGGTGGAAGGCCTGACCGAATTTCTTCCCATTTCCTCGACCGGCCACCTGATCCTGGCCGGCGCGCTGCTGGGCTTCGACGACGAGAAGGCCAAGGTGTTCGACATCGCGATCCAGACCGGCGCGATCCTGGCGGTGATCATCGTCTACTGGCAGAAGATCCGCGGGACGCTGGTGGCGCTGCCCACCGAGCGGCAGGCCCAGCGGTTTTCGCTCAACGTACTGATCGGCTTCCTGCCAGCGGCCGTGATCGGCGTGCTGGCGGCCAAGGCGATCAAGGCGCACCTGTTCACGCCGGTGGTGGTGGCCAGCACCTTCATCATCGGCGGCTTCATCATCCTGTGGGCCGAGAAGCGGCCGCAGGCCCAGGCCCGCATCCACGACGTGGACGCGATGAGCCCGCTGGATGCGCTCAAGGTGGGCCTGGTGCAGTGCCTGGCCATGATCCCGGGCACCAGCCGCAGCGGCGCCACCATCATCGGCGGCATGCTGCTGGGCCTGTCGCGCAAGGCGGCCACCGATTTCTCGTTCTTCCTGGCCATTCCCACGCTGATCGGCGCCGGCGTCTACAGCCTGTACAAGGAGCGTGCGCTGCTGTCGATGGCGGACATTCCGCTGTTCGCGGTCGGCCTGCTGTTCTCGTTCCTCAGCGCCTGGGTCTGCGTGCGCTGGCTGCTGCGCTACATCTCCAGCCACAGCTTCGTGCCGTTCGCCTGGTACCGCATCGCCTTCGGCATCGTGGTGCTGGCCACGGCCTGGAGCGGCCTGGTGACCTGGGCGGGCTGA
- a CDS encoding DUF4136 domain-containing protein translates to MSGFSAGLRAARVALAAAALALLAACAGPITAKVTNFNVWPADAAGSTFSYQPHPEGALSELEQSTYEGYVRIELERLGLKPAAPGQVGRFLVDLTATGTSREKKVLEPVYGNPGLFVPPYRDTYGNVIPGYWRPDRFGTRYLGDREVSRTVQVNRVNLRLLDAQAGSPGKPRAVFESTAVYEGDNEDLPDLVPYLVRAVFDGFPGPSGRVRVLKFDARTGALVSR, encoded by the coding sequence ATGAGCGGGTTTTCGGCAGGCCTGCGTGCCGCGCGGGTGGCCCTGGCCGCCGCCGCGCTGGCCCTGCTGGCCGCCTGCGCCGGCCCGATCACGGCCAAGGTGACGAACTTCAACGTCTGGCCCGCCGATGCCGCCGGCAGCACTTTCAGCTACCAGCCGCATCCGGAGGGCGCGCTCAGCGAGCTGGAGCAGTCCACCTACGAAGGCTATGTGCGTATCGAGCTGGAGCGGCTGGGCCTGAAGCCGGCCGCGCCGGGGCAGGTGGGCCGCTTCCTGGTGGACCTGACGGCCACCGGCACCAGCCGCGAGAAGAAAGTGCTGGAGCCGGTCTACGGCAACCCCGGGCTGTTCGTGCCGCCGTACCGCGACACCTATGGCAACGTGATCCCGGGCTACTGGCGGCCCGACCGCTTCGGCACCCGCTACCTGGGTGATCGCGAGGTCTCGCGCACCGTGCAGGTCAACCGCGTGAACCTGCGCCTGCTCGACGCGCAGGCCGGCAGCCCCGGCAAGCCGCGCGCGGTGTTCGAGTCCACGGCCGTCTACGAGGGCGACAACGAGGACCTGCCCGACCTGGTGCCCTATCTCGTGCGCGCCGTGTTCGACGGCTTCCCCGGGCCGAGCGGCCGGGTGCGTGTGCTCAAGTTCGACGCCCGCACCGGCGCGCTGGTGAGCCGCTAG
- a CDS encoding caspase family protein: MKHSPALLRGLALAVALLAASATAQAPGDARVALVIGNSAYASAPALANPANDARAMGETLRGLGFTVVELRDGSKAQMAESIAKVRDALKGRQGIGMLYYAGHGLQMDARNYMVPVDARMARTADVPQQTVDVSSVIEAFKAAGNRMNILVLDACRDNPFGGITTGRGLAPLDAPSGTFLAYATAPGNVAEDGDVKSGNGLYTQFLLQELKKPQARIEDVFKRVRFAVRKASNGRQIPWESTSLEEDFQFNDGRVVAVAKPSAEILLAAFTQEQQDWSRIKDSRNADDFYAFLARHPSGTIAEAANAKLDELVASHLVVQGAGADRKDLPYSIARYRLGDEFEVRIVSGFSSSFNQTGRVTSARDGKVLVELSSPATGAQPMKMLYDTQGGFIGMPDSFTHTPPAYLAPSGLLQVGQSWKTGSEQAYQNKALADSLGKTTSVGQDRVVAREQVTVPAGTFDAFRIESESTSVSKNLNLKISATRWVVPDLPEPVKAENVVSEGLFKTTRTSRELVRYTRAAESADVMRVSQEQARRDAQARENQRQAWTQLLARAQAGDAGAMADVARRFEEGKGMAVDMAQAVAWYRKSAQGGSPAGMGGLGAMYYNGQIGAKDAAQAQPWWNKGAQAGDGRSMAGLALLYETGEGGMPQDAALSLEWLGKAAATGDARALYRMGLRLREGQGVEKDLPKSFEMFRRSAGQEFPAGQYMLGWSYFKGLGVAQDEEKAAAEFAKAAEGGIAHAMNDLGTLYQRGGGGLPNDPQKAMEWFRKAAALGQVNAIENVKKMEARGFR; encoded by the coding sequence ATGAAACACTCCCCGGCCCTCCTGCGCGGCCTGGCCCTCGCCGTCGCCCTGCTCGCCGCCAGCGCCACCGCCCAGGCCCCCGGCGACGCGCGCGTGGCCCTGGTCATCGGCAACTCCGCCTATGCCAGCGCACCGGCGCTGGCCAATCCGGCCAACGACGCCCGGGCCATGGGCGAGACACTGCGCGGCCTGGGCTTCACCGTCGTGGAGCTGCGTGACGGCAGCAAAGCCCAGATGGCCGAGAGCATCGCGAAGGTGCGCGATGCACTCAAGGGCAGGCAGGGCATCGGGATGCTCTACTACGCGGGCCACGGCCTGCAGATGGACGCGCGCAACTACATGGTGCCGGTGGACGCCCGGATGGCCAGGACCGCCGACGTGCCCCAGCAGACGGTGGACGTGAGCTCCGTGATCGAGGCCTTCAAGGCGGCCGGCAACCGCATGAACATCCTCGTGCTCGACGCCTGCCGCGACAACCCGTTCGGCGGCATCACCACCGGCCGGGGCCTGGCGCCGCTGGATGCCCCCAGCGGCACCTTCCTGGCCTACGCCACCGCGCCCGGCAACGTGGCCGAAGACGGCGACGTCAAGAGCGGCAACGGCCTGTACACCCAGTTCCTGCTGCAGGAGCTGAAGAAGCCGCAGGCCCGCATCGAGGACGTGTTCAAACGCGTGCGCTTTGCCGTGCGCAAGGCCAGCAACGGCCGGCAGATTCCCTGGGAAAGCACCAGCCTGGAGGAGGATTTCCAGTTCAACGACGGCCGCGTGGTGGCCGTGGCCAAGCCTTCGGCCGAGATCCTCCTGGCCGCGTTCACGCAGGAGCAGCAGGACTGGAGCCGCATCAAGGACAGCCGCAACGCCGACGACTTCTACGCCTTCCTCGCGCGGCATCCGAGCGGCACCATCGCCGAGGCGGCCAACGCGAAGCTGGACGAGCTGGTGGCCAGCCACCTGGTCGTGCAGGGCGCGGGCGCCGACCGCAAGGACCTGCCCTACAGCATCGCGCGCTACCGCCTGGGCGACGAGTTCGAGGTGCGCATCGTGTCGGGCTTCTCTTCGTCGTTCAACCAGACCGGCCGGGTCACGAGCGCCAGGGACGGCAAGGTGCTGGTGGAGCTGTCCTCGCCGGCCACCGGCGCCCAGCCGATGAAGATGCTCTACGACACGCAGGGCGGCTTCATCGGCATGCCCGACAGCTTCACGCACACGCCGCCGGCCTACCTCGCGCCGTCGGGGCTGCTGCAGGTCGGCCAGAGCTGGAAGACGGGTTCCGAGCAGGCGTACCAGAACAAGGCGCTGGCCGACTCCCTCGGCAAGACCACCTCGGTGGGCCAGGACCGCGTGGTCGCGCGCGAGCAGGTCACCGTGCCGGCGGGGACGTTCGATGCCTTTCGCATCGAGTCCGAGTCCACCAGCGTCAGCAAGAACCTGAACCTGAAGATCAGCGCCACGCGCTGGGTGGTGCCGGACCTGCCCGAGCCGGTGAAGGCCGAGAACGTCGTATCCGAGGGCCTGTTCAAGACCACCCGCACCTCGCGCGAACTCGTGCGCTACACGCGCGCGGCCGAGAGCGCCGACGTGATGCGCGTCTCGCAGGAGCAGGCGAGACGTGACGCGCAGGCCCGCGAGAACCAGCGCCAGGCCTGGACGCAGCTGCTGGCCCGCGCGCAGGCGGGCGACGCAGGTGCAATGGCCGACGTGGCCCGGCGCTTCGAGGAGGGCAAAGGCATGGCGGTGGACATGGCCCAGGCCGTGGCCTGGTACCGCAAGTCGGCGCAGGGCGGCAGCCCGGCAGGCATGGGCGGGCTGGGCGCCATGTACTACAACGGGCAGATCGGCGCGAAAGACGCGGCCCAGGCGCAGCCGTGGTGGAACAAAGGCGCGCAGGCAGGCGACGGGCGCAGCATGGCGGGGCTGGCCCTGCTCTACGAGACCGGCGAGGGCGGGATGCCGCAGGACGCGGCGCTCTCGCTCGAATGGCTCGGCAAGGCCGCGGCCACGGGTGACGCGCGCGCGCTCTACCGCATGGGCCTGCGGCTGCGCGAAGGCCAGGGCGTGGAGAAGGACCTGCCCAAGTCGTTCGAGATGTTCCGCCGGTCGGCCGGGCAGGAGTTCCCTGCGGGGCAGTACATGCTGGGATGGTCCTACTTCAAGGGCCTGGGCGTCGCGCAGGACGAGGAAAAGGCCGCGGCCGAATTTGCGAAGGCCGCCGAAGGAGGCATCGCTCACGCGATGAACGACCTCGGCACGCTCTACCAGCGCGGCGGGGGCGGCCTGCCGAACGACCCGCAAAAGGCGATGGAATGGTTCCGCAAGGCGGCGGCGCTGGGGCAGGTGAATGCCATCGAGAACGTCAAGAAGATGGAGGCGCGGGGCTTCCGCTGA